A DNA window from Candidatus Acidulodesulfobacterium acidiphilum contains the following coding sequences:
- the pssA gene encoding CDP-diacylglycerol--serine O-phosphatidyltransferase, which yields MIASNKQKKNYSPIKTALNTNELYKNSMTKGVFLLPNLITSLSLLSGFYSIINSIDGRYWIAGWLIIASIFFDGIDGKVARLTNTSSKFGIEYDSLSDLIAFGAAPSVLLFKWFFMDMGRIGWAVVFVYLLGATLRLARFNVQVNSVEYKKFTGLPSPAAAGTIVSTLFFITKFSIRTLFTTKIMLVLTVIVGLLMISNIGYFAMKDFSVFKRRAFEFLILILFILIIIIIKPVESIFTIFILYSFISPLLYFYFVNVKIKKINKEIK from the coding sequence ATGATAGCGTCTAATAAACAAAAAAAGAATTATTCTCCGATAAAAACCGCCCTAAATACTAATGAGTTATACAAAAACAGTATGACAAAAGGCGTTTTTCTTTTACCTAATCTAATAACCAGCCTTTCGCTTTTGTCCGGTTTTTATTCGATAATTAATTCAATAGACGGCAGATATTGGATAGCCGGATGGCTTATAATAGCGTCTATATTTTTCGACGGAATAGACGGCAAGGTAGCACGGCTGACTAATACAAGCTCTAAATTTGGGATAGAATATGATTCGCTATCCGATTTAATTGCTTTCGGAGCTGCTCCGTCCGTTCTGCTGTTCAAATGGTTTTTTATGGATATGGGGAGAATAGGATGGGCGGTTGTGTTCGTATATCTTCTAGGGGCGACGTTGAGGCTGGCAAGATTTAACGTGCAGGTCAACTCGGTCGAATATAAAAAGTTTACGGGGCTTCCGTCTCCTGCGGCTGCAGGAACCATAGTTTCTACGCTTTTTTTTATTACTAAATTTTCGATACGCACTTTGTTTACAACCAAAATTATGCTTGTTCTTACCGTAATAGTAGGACTGCTGATGATAAGCAACATTGGATACTTTGCCATGAAAGATTTTTCGGTTTTTAAACGCAGGGCTTTCGAGTTTTTGATACTTATATTATTTATTTTAATAATTATTATAATAAAGCCTGTCGAATCTATTTTTACTATTTTCATACTATATTCATTTATTTCTCCGCTATTGTATTTTTATTTCGTTAATGTTAAGATAAAAAAGATTAATAAAGAAATTAAATAG
- a CDS encoding phosphatidylserine decarboxylase family protein, translating into MKYIAKEGIQFIAAAFICSLLFLILGFYAKNIILEYVYFSMFALLVLFFFFCIYFFRDPERKPDSVLKEDEIVSPADGKIIFLQRVFDERFLKGEVFKISIFMSLFNVHVNRIPFGGIVEKVIYNKGRFFSANLDKASSENEFNAVILNAGGVLKEKNKKIAFVQIAGLIARRIVCKIKQGDAVKSGERFGLIKFGSRLDIYLPAGFTPYVEIGGTVFSGKTILGKINDSV; encoded by the coding sequence ATGAAATATATAGCGAAAGAGGGCATTCAGTTTATAGCAGCCGCATTTATCTGTTCGCTACTTTTTTTAATTCTGGGCTTTTATGCAAAAAATATAATTTTGGAATATGTATATTTTTCGATGTTTGCGCTTTTAGTCCTTTTCTTTTTTTTCTGTATATATTTTTTCAGGGATCCTGAACGAAAGCCCGATTCTGTTTTAAAAGAAGACGAAATAGTTTCTCCCGCCGACGGTAAAATTATATTTTTGCAGAGAGTTTTTGACGAAAGGTTTTTAAAAGGAGAAGTTTTTAAAATTAGCATTTTTATGTCTCTTTTTAATGTACACGTCAACAGGATTCCGTTCGGCGGAATAGTAGAAAAAGTAATTTATAATAAGGGCAGATTTTTTTCCGCAAATTTAGATAAGGCATCTTCCGAAAACGAGTTTAATGCGGTAATTTTAAATGCGGGCGGAGTTTTAAAAGAAAAAAATAAAAAAATAGCTTTTGTTCAGATAGCGGGACTTATAGCAAGGCGCATAGTTTGCAAAATTAAGCAAGGAGATGCCGTAAAGTCCGGCGAAAGATTCGGCTTAATTAAGTTCGGCTCCAGATTAGATATATATCTGCCTGCAGGTTTTACTCCTTACGTCGAAATAGGCGGTACAGTTTTTTCTGGCAAAACCATACTTGGAAAAATAAATGATAGCGTCTAA